In bacterium, the genomic window TAGGGTATTTTCGATTGTTGCGAATCCAGAATATGAAGAATGGTTACAGCAGGAAACAGCATATTATGCGAACCGATACGGTCGAGAACCGAATTTAGCGGGATTCTGTATTGGCGGGTTTGCGGGATTTCTCGATTCAATCCGCGCAGGAGTTTTAGTCTGGAACGATAAAACTAAACGGTATGAAATCGGGCAGTATACCGAGGTGATGAAAAGGTATTGGCAACAATGGCTACTGAACACGTTCGAAACCATGGAACGAATTAATGAAGAATATCAAACGCAAATCGCTACTCCGGACGAGATTCCGTTACCGCAAAATCCTATGGATAAACGATTCGGATTACCGCATCGTGCCTATTTCGATTTCATCAGTGCGCTCAATTCCTGGTGGTGGAAACAATATAACTATAATCGGAACATCTGGCAGCAATCAAGTAAAACGCCGTTCATCTTACAATTGAACGGGTTATTAGTTGATACATTGATTAAAGGACATCCAGAATATGCGGCGTTCAATCTTCCCGCTTGGCTGAGTAATGCGGATGCGCTCGGAATATCGCTCTATACTGATACGAAATTAGCTGATACCGGATTCGGGTCACTCTATGCGATGACTAACATCATTCATTGGGCGAAAGAATTAGGTAAACCGATATATATTTTAGAAAGTGGAGTTGATAAGAATAACGCTGGATTTGATTTATTCCAGCTTCGATATATAACCTACTGCGGATTACCGTTGAATCCGAAATCGATTCTCTACGAACATTTCCGAGAGCAAAAGGCTGGGCAGTCGGTTCGACCGGGAGTACTTTATCAATGGAATTGGAATCTTAATCTTCCGAACAGTACGTCTATTACTCGCACTTTCTCGAATGCAAACCGTATTTTATCTGAGGGGAAAGCCGAACCGAGATTACCGTATGTCTATGTTATTACTTATCCCAAACTCCTCCGCGATGATATCCTAGCGAAAAAATTTTATTCGATGCTCTATATGATAGCAACGTTTGTTCCGATTCGTTTGGTTGATATTAAGGATATAACGTTTATTCCAGCGAACCAAATTGTTCTCATTGCACCGAGTTGGAAGTCAGAGTTACCTGAAATATATCAGAGGAATATCATTCAACTGGCAAAACGTCGTTCGTGGCTTCTAATGACTGACGAATATACCTATCCCCAAATCCAGCGATTGTTGGGTAAAGAAATTCCTGGCGCAACTCTTGATTTAGCGGGATATATGAAATCAGTTGACCTGGATATTGCCGCCCGTGGGTTTGGCAAAGCATTAGGTAATTTTTATATCGCCCAGAAAAAAAATGCGCCGAATGGAATTCTCGCTACTGCTGGATTAGCTTATATACCACTATCTGATGGAATAAAAATATTCTGTACCCAACCGGTTGAGGTTCTTCCGCTAGACGCTGGAATTTGGGGACTCGGTGAAAAAGAAAAAATCAAACCGGAACTGCAGGTGACGATATATCGGCGGGATGGGCAACCTACTCCGGTTAAAATATCATTGCCGGTTATCCCGCAAGCGACACTTAAAACTGTCCGCTGGTCAGTAGTGGAGTTAGCCGGCTCGCAGAAAACCACTGTACCAGCGAAAACAGTCAAGAATACCATTGAATTTACTGCACGAAACGGAATTGAATATCTGATTACTCAAACTCGACAAACTCGACCGACAGCAGGAAAAAAATAGAAGTACGACGCTAGAAAAGCAAACTGTCTGGTAAATCTAAAACTTTGTTATCTTAATTAAAGGAGAGTTTAGAGAAATATGCCTCGGGTACGACAGATAGTTTTAGGAATTAGTTTACTTGCCGTTAGTTTCAGTATCGGGTATGCCGGACATGAACGACCGTTAGAAACTGAGAGTGCGGAAATAACGTCGTATGGCAAAATTGAGGTTCGAGCTGGCATAGGTTATCTCAAAAATATCACGTTATTATTTCAACCGGAAGATAAAAAATGGGAAGTGATAAAACTGCCGGCGATAGGCGTTTCCGCTGGGTTAGGGGAACGAGTAGAAGTTCAAACCGATTTCGATTTGTTGTATCAGGATGATGGAACCGATAGCGGGTTTGATGTCGGCGATGTGCGGTTATGGACGAAAATAAAGTTGGTATCCGAAACCGATACGCGACCGGCAGTCGCCGTTAAGTTTGGTACCAAACTACCGAATGCGGATAACTCGCGAAATTTCGGAACGGATGAATCGGATAATTTCATTCTTCTGATTTTAAGTAAGAATATTCTGGGCATAGAGTCTCGGCTAAATGTTGGGATGGGGATTCTGGGCAATCCGCATGAGTTATCGAAACAGGATGATGTATTGATGTATGGTATCGGGGCGGTTAAACCGATTTCCGCTAATATGAACGCCGTTGCCGAAATAACCGGAATTGCAAATTCGCATGATGGAAATGACCGAACGTCATTGCGTGCCGGAGTTCAGCTACCGTGGCACTGGATAACCTGGGATATCGCCGCTTCTATCGGATTAAATGACCGCAGTGAAGATTGGAGTTTAACCGCTGGTGGAACGTTTGAACTTAATGCGTTTGGAAAATAATTATAGTTAATAGGGGGAATCGCTCTATGCATAATGTGTATAAACTCAATAAACTGATTGGTATTGTGGTGTTCGGATTATTTATTCTGTTAACGTCCAGTGTCTTCTCGCAAGATAAACCGGATAGAACCGCCATTATTGCAAGACTCTACCAGCATTATTGGGATAGAATTAAATCGTTTGAAGCTGAGAATCAAACATTTAAAAAAGTAGTTTTACTCGGTGATTCGATTACTGAAGGGTTTAAGATTGAACAATATTTTCCTGGTCGCCCGTTTATTAACCGAGGGATAGTCGCTGATGGTATCGGAGTTAATACCACCGGTATCCTGCATCGGCTCGATAATTCAGTGTTCGACTGCAATCCGTCGCATGTTTTTATCCTCATCGGGATAAACGACCTCGCTGCGGGGAGAAGTCAGGATACTATTCTACGGGTATATCGCGAAGTATTAACCCGAATTCAAAGTCGGTTACCGAAAGTTAAAGTATATATAATTTCCGTTCTACCCTGTCGCGGGAAATACGCGCATCTGAATCAAATGGTACTAGATTTCAATGCGAAACTGAAATCGTTGGCTGATGAATTTCAGTATCACTATCTGGATTTACATGCGTTACTCAAAGATGAAAATGGTGAACTGCGGGAAGAGTTTACCGCTGATGGACTCCATCTCAAACCGCCTGCCTATGAAATCTGGAAACAAGAGATTGACCGGTTGCTAACCAACCTGAATCCGCAAACAACTGATACGGTTGTTCCTTCAAAACCATAGTGCGCCTAATCCCCACATTATGTTAACAATGAAGTATGGGAATTCGTTTCTTGCAATTTCTTATAAAAATCAGTATAATGATACTATAATTATGACTGAATATAGTGCTTCGAAAAGAATTGGAGAGCTCCTCATCGAACAAAAACTGATTACGCCGGCTATTTTGGAACAAGCACTTTCCCAGCAGCGGCAAGAATTAGTTCCGTTAGGGAAAATATTTATCCAGCTTGGTTGCGTTTCTGAAGACCAGTTAAACTCGGTTCTTGCTAGTCAGTTTGGATTAGTCTATCTTAACCCACGGTCATTTGTTTTACAGGATACATCGCTCCTTAATTTCATTCCGGAATCGCTCGCGCGACGTTTTGTTTGTTTTCCTCTCGAAAAGAAACATGGGACGCTGTTGGTGGTTATGGCTGATCCGTGGAATACCGATGCGATTAATGAGCTTACGAAAGTCACCCAATTAACTATCCAACCGAAATTTAGTCGCCACGAATGGATTGAGCAAATCATTGATAAATATTATAATAGTCAGTGGCAGAAGAATAATTAATCGCAAAATATCTAGCCTAATCTCATTATAACCATAACCGAAACAAATTTGCAAAATAAACCATAGCAAATTTTACAGAGGAACTTTATAGCGTTATTCCATGCGATAATATTCGAATTATGGCAAAACAACTCGGTGAACTTCTTATTGAACAGCGGTTGATAACGAAAAGTATGCTTGAACAGGCGTTGGAGTTACAACAGCAGCGCCGGTTACCATTAGGGAAAATCCTATTGCAACTGGGATATGTTACCGAGGAAGATTTGAATACTATCCTCGCGAAACAATTCGGGAGTATCTATATCAATCCGCGTGGATTCGTTGTAAAAGATATTAACCTGTTAACCTTGATTCCAGAACCTATCGCGCGACAATATATCTGTTTCCCATTAGAAAAAAATGAAGAGCAGTTAACTGTAGCGATGTCTGACCCTTGGGATACCGACGCTATCCAGAAATTAACCGAATTAACGAAATTGACTATTCGTCCGATATTTAGTCGTCGGGAATGGATTGAACAGATTATCGATAAATATTATCCGACAGTGAAATCTAACGACCGTTCATTATCATCCGATACAATTACGGGGATTTTTCCCATAACCGCAGTCCCTGAACCTAATGGCACTCAATCTAAACCTGTAGAATCTCAACCAATTTCCTCAAAAACTGATACAGTGATGGATATATCCACACCGCAGACTCCAGTTCAGCCATCAGCGGCAGTTGTTCCGGATAAACGTTCATTGGATACCGAGCAAGCTCTGGATAAAGCGCAACTAGAATCGCTATCCCAGCAACCCAATGTTCCGCTGGGATTAACTCCATCTACTTCGACAGAATCGCACGTATCACCACAACCGCAACCGCATCTATCTTCTCCAGAACCGACGCAGATTCAGCCATCGCTATTAACGAAACCGATACCCGAGTTTACTTTTGATAGTTTTGTCGTTGGGACTGGGAATCAACTCGCTTGGGCAGCAGCGAAAAATGTCGCTGAATCACCAGGTACAACCTATAATCCACTCTTCATTTATGGCGGGGTCGGACTCGGCAAAACGCATCTGATGAACGCAATCGGCAATTTAATTCTGCAAAAAAATCCTCATAGTTTATTGGTATATATCCCCTGCACTCGTTTTATTGAAGAGATGATTACTGCGATTGCATCAGGAACAATCACTCCGTTCCGCCAGAAATACTGGCATCTGCAAGTTTTG contains:
- a CDS encoding GDSL-type esterase/lipase family protein, with amino-acid sequence MHNVYKLNKLIGIVVFGLFILLTSSVFSQDKPDRTAIIARLYQHYWDRIKSFEAENQTFKKVVLLGDSITEGFKIEQYFPGRPFINRGIVADGIGVNTTGILHRLDNSVFDCNPSHVFILIGINDLAAGRSQDTILRVYREVLTRIQSRLPKVKVYIISVLPCRGKYAHLNQMVLDFNAKLKSLADEFQYHYLDLHALLKDENGELREEFTADGLHLKPPAYEIWKQEIDRLLTNLNPQTTDTVVPSKP
- a CDS encoding DnaA/Hda family protein; this encodes MAKQLGELLIEQRLITKSMLEQALELQQQRRLPLGKILLQLGYVTEEDLNTILAKQFGSIYINPRGFVVKDINLLTLIPEPIARQYICFPLEKNEEQLTVAMSDPWDTDAIQKLTELTKLTIRPIFSRREWIEQIIDKYYPTVKSNDRSLSSDTITGIFPITAVPEPNGTQSKPVESQPISSKTDTVMDISTPQTPVQPSAAVVPDKRSLDTEQALDKAQLESLSQQPNVPLGLTPSTSTESHVSPQPQPHLSSPEPTQIQPSLLTKPIPEFTFDSFVVGTGNQLAWAAAKNVAESPGTTYNPLFIYGGVGLGKTHLMNAIGNLILQKNPHSLLVYIPCTRFIEEMITAIASGTITPFRQKYWHLQVLLIDDVQFLAGQERTQVELFQMFEELHHRRAQIVLTSDRLPKDIPQLEERLRSRFEGGLIVDVQMPDLETRIAILRRKAMQRNLQLPDDIANVIATFISTNVRELEGVLNKINAISSLGGRPITMQVVQNILSEMIKQGR